The following are encoded in a window of Bradyrhizobium sp. WBOS07 genomic DNA:
- a CDS encoding peroxiredoxin: MSKKSQKKSSKAPSGSPTAKKNTLKARASSQTKSAKTQRTPASKSAGTLAKAGSHKAASKQLNSSKSASAPATAKSGLAEGQKAPAFRLPRDGGDVVTLADYAGRKLVLFFYPRADTPGCTREAIDFTRLAGAFAAAGTAVLGISADPLKAQEKFRDKHGLGVPLISDEQHEMLEAYGAWGEKSMYGKSFLGILRTTILVGADGKVARIWRNVRVDGHADAVLEAARSL, from the coding sequence ATGTCCAAGAAATCCCAAAAGAAATCGTCCAAAGCGCCCTCCGGCAGTCCGACGGCTAAGAAGAACACCCTGAAAGCGCGGGCATCGAGTCAAACAAAGTCCGCAAAGACGCAGCGGACACCGGCGAGCAAATCAGCCGGGACTTTAGCAAAAGCAGGATCACATAAGGCCGCATCGAAACAGTTAAATTCCTCCAAATCGGCCTCCGCGCCCGCGACGGCGAAGTCCGGCCTGGCCGAGGGCCAGAAAGCCCCCGCCTTCCGCCTGCCGCGCGACGGCGGCGACGTCGTCACATTGGCGGACTATGCCGGCCGAAAGCTGGTCCTGTTCTTCTATCCCCGCGCCGACACGCCCGGCTGCACCCGGGAGGCAATCGACTTCACCCGCCTCGCCGGCGCCTTCGCGGCCGCTGGCACCGCCGTGCTCGGGATCTCCGCCGACCCGTTAAAGGCCCAGGAGAAATTCCGCGACAAGCACGGGCTCGGTGTCCCCCTGATCTCGGACGAGCAGCACGAGATGCTGGAAGCCTATGGCGCCTGGGGCGAAAAGTCCATGTATGGCAAGAGCTTCCTCGGAATTCTTCGCACCACGATCCTGGTCGGCGCCGACGGCAAGGTGGCCAGGATCTGGCGCAATGTCCGGGTCGACGGGCATGCCGATGCGGTGCTGGAGGCGGCAAGAAGCCTTTAA
- a CDS encoding NAD(P)-dependent oxidoreductase produces MPRVAFIGLGRMGHGMAGRYLDAGFTVTLWNRSRAKAEDLIARGAHWATSPEDAAIDADAVVTMVADDEASRAVWLGPKGAAKTAKAGTIAIECSTVSYDHAREMGRELNARGLIYIDCPVTGLPDAAAAGKLTLLVGADAADLERARPYLEPIGSTIRHFGAVGSGTVYKLINNLMGAIQIAGLAEGLAIAEQAGLDMKLVLESIQAGVAASPQVTRHSKRMVARDFSGATFTAALRHKDAAYAVKLAESLLAGKPLVARAAVEAYAQAKTAMPDDDEGRMIELVSRPK; encoded by the coding sequence ATGCCCCGCGTCGCCTTCATCGGATTGGGGCGGATGGGGCACGGCATGGCCGGCCGCTATCTCGACGCCGGCTTCACCGTGACGCTGTGGAATCGCAGCAGGGCAAAAGCGGAAGACCTGATCGCCCGCGGCGCGCATTGGGCGACCTCGCCGGAGGATGCGGCGATCGATGCCGACGCCGTCGTGACCATGGTCGCCGACGACGAGGCCTCGCGCGCGGTCTGGCTCGGGCCGAAGGGCGCGGCCAAGACCGCCAAGGCCGGCACCATCGCGATCGAGTGCTCGACCGTCTCCTATGACCATGCCCGCGAGATGGGCCGCGAGCTGAATGCGCGCGGGCTGATCTACATCGACTGCCCCGTGACCGGATTGCCGGACGCGGCGGCCGCCGGGAAACTGACGCTGCTGGTCGGCGCCGATGCCGCCGATCTCGAACGCGCGCGGCCCTATCTCGAGCCGATCGGCTCGACCATCCGCCATTTCGGCGCGGTCGGCTCCGGCACCGTCTACAAGCTCATCAACAATCTGATGGGCGCGATTCAGATCGCCGGCCTCGCCGAGGGCCTTGCGATCGCCGAGCAGGCCGGGCTCGACATGAAGCTCGTGCTGGAATCGATCCAGGCGGGTGTCGCTGCAAGCCCGCAGGTCACGCGTCATTCCAAGCGCATGGTCGCCCGCGATTTCTCCGGCGCGACCTTCACGGCGGCGCTGCGGCACAAGGATGCCGCCTATGCGGTGAAGCTCGCCGAGAGCCTCTTGGCCGGGAAGCCGCTGGTCGCGCGCGCCGCGGTCGAGGCCTACGCGCAGGCCAAGACCGCGATGCCGGACGACGACGAAGGCAGGATGATCGAGCTGGTGTCGCGGCCGAAATAA
- a CDS encoding DMT family transporter, whose product MLPTDNRIDARDWLLLGLLSILWGGSFFFNSAALRELPPLTLVLLRVAAGAALLLPLLRLYGISLPKDVASWRPYVAMALLNNVLPFSMIVTAQLYISSGLASILNATTPLFTVVVMAVVGEERLIARRAAGVVVGLIGVIILKGAGIELLTGQGIGILLCIGAALSYGFAAFVARRWLSKSPPLATATCQLLASTVMMTVLAFVFDRPWRLPMPGVTTWLAVLGSAGLSTALAYLVFFQVLRRSGATNVTLVTLLVPVTAILLGYLVLGEPISAREIAGALIIASALLVIDGRILTLLRRS is encoded by the coding sequence ATGCTTCCGACGGATAACAGGATCGACGCACGCGACTGGTTGCTGTTGGGTCTCCTTTCGATCCTGTGGGGCGGCTCGTTCTTTTTCAACAGCGCGGCCTTGAGGGAATTGCCGCCATTGACGCTGGTGCTGCTGCGAGTGGCGGCGGGTGCGGCCCTGCTTCTGCCGCTGCTGCGGCTTTATGGGATCAGCCTTCCGAAAGACGTCGCGAGTTGGCGGCCGTATGTCGCCATGGCGTTGCTGAACAACGTATTGCCATTTTCCATGATCGTGACGGCGCAATTGTACATTTCGAGCGGGCTGGCGTCGATCCTCAACGCGACCACTCCCTTATTCACCGTCGTCGTCATGGCGGTTGTCGGAGAGGAGAGGCTGATAGCGCGTCGGGCTGCCGGTGTTGTCGTGGGCCTGATCGGCGTCATCATTCTGAAGGGAGCTGGGATCGAGTTGCTGACTGGTCAGGGGATCGGGATCCTGCTTTGCATCGGTGCAGCTCTCAGCTACGGATTCGCGGCCTTCGTGGCACGGCGCTGGCTGTCGAAATCACCTCCGCTTGCGACGGCGACATGTCAGTTGCTCGCATCGACGGTCATGATGACGGTGCTGGCTTTCGTGTTCGACCGGCCATGGCGCCTGCCGATGCCCGGCGTGACGACCTGGCTCGCCGTGCTCGGCTCGGCTGGTCTCTCGACCGCGCTCGCGTATCTCGTCTTTTTCCAGGTGTTGCGGCGCTCAGGCGCAACCAACGTGACTTTGGTAACGCTCCTCGTTCCCGTGACGGCAATCCTGCTCGGCTATCTCGTCCTGGGTGAACCGATTTCAGCGCGTGAGATTGCCGGCGCCCTGATCATTGCCAGCGCGCTTCTCGTGATCGACGGGCGTATCTTGACTCTGCTCCGGCGCAGCTGA
- a CDS encoding M23 family metallopeptidase, giving the protein MSKSSAQYSQYPQHHPHDHGRAFQRRPAVAAAAAIPLPATDDAYTIVHAGKQVRFGPVVFWIVVGTVVLLGLWSAATATYFAFRDDVLTRLIARQAEMQYAYEDRIAELRAKVDRTTSRQLLDQEQFDQKLDQIMKRQTALESRATALGAMPDVTGSIPRAAPQRGDSSQGTPKPSPISDTVIFVAPPDREARLESRAPAVVAPQTNQFAKNHGFDNVLVRLTTSLDQVERRQMAVLSAVEESMDSRMRRMRGVVSDLGLNLASLEAAVPRSAMGGPFVPIKLTANAGPFEKQLNRINITRAEMDRLNRTLALVPYRKPVIGEVEFTSGFGVRSDPFLGRPAMHTGLDFRAASGDPVRVTANGKVVSAGWSGGYGRMVEVDHGNGLSTRYGHLSEINVKVGEIVKIGQVVGLVGSTGRSTGPHLHYETRIEGEAVDPQKFLRAGVRLSAG; this is encoded by the coding sequence ATGTCGAAAAGTTCTGCCCAATACTCGCAGTACCCCCAACATCATCCGCACGACCACGGCCGGGCCTTCCAACGCCGTCCCGCGGTTGCGGCCGCCGCAGCGATCCCCCTTCCCGCGACCGACGATGCCTATACCATCGTCCATGCCGGCAAGCAGGTCCGCTTCGGGCCCGTGGTGTTCTGGATCGTGGTCGGTACGGTGGTGCTGCTCGGTCTCTGGTCGGCGGCGACCGCCACCTACTTCGCTTTCCGCGACGACGTGCTGACCCGGCTGATCGCCCGTCAGGCCGAGATGCAATACGCCTACGAGGACCGCATCGCCGAGCTGCGCGCCAAGGTCGATCGCACCACCAGCCGGCAGCTGCTCGACCAGGAGCAGTTCGACCAGAAGCTCGACCAGATCATGAAGCGCCAGACGGCGCTGGAGTCCCGGGCCACGGCGCTCGGAGCCATGCCCGACGTGACCGGCTCGATTCCCCGCGCGGCCCCGCAGCGCGGCGATTCGAGCCAGGGCACGCCAAAGCCCTCGCCGATCAGCGACACCGTGATCTTCGTGGCGCCGCCGGACCGTGAGGCGCGGCTCGAATCGCGCGCCCCGGCTGTCGTGGCTCCCCAGACCAATCAATTTGCGAAGAACCATGGCTTCGACAACGTCCTGGTCCGGCTCACCACCTCACTCGATCAGGTCGAACGTCGCCAGATGGCGGTGCTCAGCGCGGTCGAGGAAAGCATGGATTCACGCATGCGCCGGATGCGCGGCGTGGTCAGCGATCTCGGTCTCAACCTCGCCAGTCTCGAAGCCGCCGTGCCGCGCAGCGCAATGGGCGGGCCCTTCGTTCCCATCAAGCTGACCGCCAATGCCGGGCCGTTCGAGAAGCAGCTCAATCGCATCAACATCACCCGCGCTGAGATGGATCGTCTCAACCGCACGCTGGCGCTGGTGCCCTACCGCAAGCCTGTCATCGGCGAGGTCGAGTTCACCTCAGGCTTCGGCGTCCGCAGCGATCCCTTCCTCGGCCGGCCCGCGATGCATACCGGGCTCGACTTCCGCGCCGCCAGCGGCGATCCGGTCCGCGTCACCGCCAACGGCAAGGTCGTTTCCGCCGGCTGGTCCGGCGGCTATGGCCGCATGGTCGAGGTCGATCACGGCAACGGGTTGTCGACCCGCTACGGCCATCTCTCGGAGATCAACGTCAAGGTCGGCGAGATCGTGAAGATTGGCCAGGTCGTCGGTCTGGTCGGCTCGACCGGACGCTCCACCGGTCCGCATCTGCATTACGAGACCCGGATCGAGGGCGAAGCGGTCGATCCGCAGAAGTTCCTGCGCGCCGGCGTGCGACTGAGCGCGGGTTAG
- a CDS encoding DUF3971 domain-containing protein yields the protein MPAQGALLPGSGCGPGGAQSHDGRLYREAMARNKSPQDYNRDFDRHGGQQPQEWDDADWDPDQEAAAGHRARRLLARSSSRFLRFGDGFGALRRWLAADRWLKRLVLVVGTVAVIFVGCFAALWWRLGAGPINLDIATPWLAAAIEDNIGHGNTVEIGGTQIERAGRVRIAVRIRDIIVRDRDHAVVASAPKAEVKLSGAGLLMGHLRAESLNLVDAELAIRIAPDGTVTVSAGDTAKPLATGVASKKDAGLPPTFPRSGVPPPPFATAPAGQDPSQAASQAASQAAPQATAQSGILQGLDWLDSLSMTGLDGQNLNEIGLKNGNLIVDDQQRGSKWSFENITLSLRRPSRGGVTLSLGEEGARPWMLRATIGPAENGVRSVDIKADKVSTSNILLALRVKDLTYTADLPLTGELKGELGRDGVPTFFRGKIAVGAGNIIDTDTPDYPMAIDQAEINLEWDANRRVLVAPFKVLSGANRLTLLAHLEPPNGTVNDWQLGFSGGSILLGGIDNEPPLVFNRIAIGFRFDTDHKRFLLTQADISNGEIGVAGTGAIDYSGEPRLTLGFAGTPMSASALKRMWPTLVVPELREWVIERIERGTLQRIEIGINSPTKNLPRKGPPIPDDGLSVNIVASGVAVRPVDGMPVVHDADLKARVTGRTATVTIGQGIADTPAGRKITISDFVFEVPDMAPKPSPSRTRFRVDGPVPAAAEMLSNDRLSDLSSTIIDPNTSKGTFTANIQLGLPVKGELTKSDTIYAVTADLNGFAADKLVMNQKLEANNLKIVANNGGYQVKGDVKINGQAASLDYRKPTEGDADVRLQATLDDASRARLGFDLSPAVSGSLPIKLSGKIAGGPDQTTKLGVEADLTSVKLDNILPGWVKLPGKSGKASFKVVPTAQSTRLEDIVIEGGGASIKGSLEVDANGDLVNANFPVYSPSDGDKTSLKAERGQDGVIRGTIRGDVFDGRGFLKSAISGNSKDDKSNKMKGVDFDIDVKLGAVAGFNGEAMRSVDAKMSKRNGAIKAFTLSGKIGRDTPVAADLRGGRAQGSREVIYLQTNDAGALLRFTDTYTKAVGGQMVVAMEPPTSEPNTSREGLINVRDFTVKGEAQLERVAAGAPNGTGNGVSFSALRAEFTRQNGALTIRDGVVKGPMIGATIEGSIDYPGNQVCMSGTFVPMYGLNNMFGQIPVLGLFLGGGDKEGLIGVTYEVIGTPAAPVMRVNPVSAMVPGVFRKIFEFNTGKQNTPFEEFPSQSNDGSTGSTRQLSSGCSLTRR from the coding sequence ATGCCGGCGCAGGGAGCTTTGCTCCCTGGGAGCGGCTGCGGTCCCGGCGGCGCTCAATCTCATGACGGGCGCCTGTATCGAGAGGCAATGGCAAGGAATAAGTCGCCCCAGGATTACAATCGGGACTTCGATCGGCACGGCGGTCAACAGCCGCAGGAATGGGACGACGCCGATTGGGATCCGGATCAGGAGGCGGCCGCGGGCCATCGCGCGCGCCGGCTGTTGGCGCGTTCCAGCTCGCGCTTCCTTCGCTTCGGCGACGGGTTTGGCGCGCTGCGCCGCTGGCTGGCGGCCGATCGCTGGCTGAAGCGCCTCGTCCTCGTCGTCGGGACTGTCGCCGTCATCTTCGTCGGCTGTTTCGCTGCGCTGTGGTGGCGGCTCGGCGCCGGTCCCATCAATCTCGACATCGCCACGCCGTGGCTGGCCGCCGCGATCGAGGACAATATCGGCCACGGCAACACGGTCGAGATCGGGGGCACCCAAATCGAGCGGGCCGGGCGCGTCCGCATCGCCGTCCGCATCCGTGACATCATCGTCCGCGACCGCGATCACGCCGTCGTCGCCAGCGCGCCGAAGGCCGAGGTCAAGCTGTCGGGGGCGGGCCTGCTGATGGGGCACCTGCGCGCCGAAAGCCTCAATCTCGTCGATGCCGAGCTCGCGATCCGGATCGCGCCCGACGGTACTGTCACGGTGTCCGCCGGCGACACGGCAAAGCCGCTGGCCACCGGCGTCGCCTCGAAGAAGGATGCCGGCCTGCCGCCGACATTCCCGCGCAGCGGCGTTCCGCCGCCGCCTTTCGCCACGGCGCCCGCCGGCCAGGATCCATCTCAAGCGGCCTCCCAAGCTGCTTCCCAGGCCGCGCCCCAGGCGACCGCGCAGAGCGGCATTCTTCAGGGTCTCGACTGGCTCGACAGCCTGAGCATGACGGGTCTCGACGGCCAGAACCTCAACGAGATCGGTCTGAAGAACGGCAATCTGATCGTCGACGATCAGCAGCGCGGCAGCAAATGGTCGTTCGAGAACATCACGCTCAGCCTGCGCCGGCCGAGCCGCGGCGGCGTCACGCTCAGCCTCGGCGAGGAGGGTGCGCGCCCCTGGATGCTGCGCGCCACGATCGGTCCGGCCGAGAACGGCGTGCGCTCGGTCGACATCAAGGCCGATAAGGTCTCGACCTCCAACATCCTCCTGGCGCTGCGGGTCAAGGACCTCACCTATACCGCCGATTTGCCGCTGACCGGCGAGCTCAAGGGCGAGCTCGGCCGCGACGGCGTGCCGACCTTCTTCCGCGGCAAGATTGCGGTCGGCGCGGGCAATATCATCGACACCGACACGCCCGACTATCCGATGGCGATCGACCAGGCCGAGATCAATCTCGAGTGGGATGCCAACCGGCGGGTGCTGGTGGCGCCGTTCAAGGTCCTGTCGGGCGCGAACCGGCTGACGCTGCTGGCCCATCTCGAGCCGCCCAACGGCACCGTCAACGACTGGCAGCTCGGCTTCAGCGGCGGGTCGATCCTGCTCGGCGGCATCGACAACGAGCCGCCGCTCGTCTTCAACCGCATCGCGATCGGATTCCGCTTCGACACCGACCACAAACGCTTCCTGCTGACGCAGGCCGACATCAGCAACGGCGAGATCGGCGTCGCCGGCACCGGTGCGATCGATTATTCGGGCGAGCCGCGCCTGACGCTGGGCTTTGCGGGAACGCCGATGTCGGCCTCCGCGCTGAAGCGGATGTGGCCGACGCTCGTCGTTCCCGAATTGCGCGAATGGGTGATCGAGCGGATCGAGCGCGGCACGCTCCAGCGCATCGAGATCGGCATCAACTCGCCGACCAAGAATCTTCCGCGCAAGGGCCCGCCCATTCCCGACGACGGCCTCTCGGTCAACATCGTGGCGAGCGGCGTCGCGGTCCGTCCGGTGGACGGCATGCCGGTCGTGCACGATGCCGATCTGAAGGCGCGCGTGACCGGCCGCACCGCGACCGTGACGATCGGCCAGGGCATCGCCGATACGCCTGCGGGCCGCAAGATCACCATCTCCGATTTCGTCTTCGAGGTGCCCGACATGGCGCCGAAGCCGTCGCCGTCGCGGACCAGGTTCCGCGTCGATGGCCCGGTGCCCGCGGCGGCTGAAATGCTGTCCAATGATCGCCTCAGCGATCTGTCGTCGACGATCATCGATCCCAACACCAGCAAGGGGACGTTCACGGCGAACATCCAGCTCGGCCTGCCGGTCAAGGGCGAATTGACCAAGTCTGACACCATCTATGCCGTCACCGCCGATCTCAACGGCTTTGCCGCCGACAAGCTGGTGATGAACCAGAAGCTCGAGGCCAACAACCTCAAGATCGTCGCCAACAACGGCGGTTATCAGGTCAAGGGCGACGTCAAGATCAACGGGCAGGCGGCCTCGCTCGACTATCGCAAGCCGACCGAAGGCGATGCGGACGTCAGGCTGCAGGCAACGCTCGACGATGCGAGCCGCGCCCGCCTCGGCTTTGATCTCAGTCCCGCCGTCAGCGGATCGTTGCCGATCAAGCTGTCGGGCAAGATCGCCGGCGGTCCCGACCAGACCACGAAGCTCGGCGTCGAGGCCGACCTGACGTCGGTCAAGCTCGACAATATCCTGCCGGGCTGGGTCAAGCTGCCGGGCAAGTCGGGCAAGGCCAGCTTCAAGGTGGTGCCGACCGCGCAATCGACGCGTCTCGAGGACATCGTCATCGAAGGCGGCGGCGCCTCGATCAAGGGCTCGCTCGAAGTCGACGCGAACGGCGACCTCGTCAACGCGAACTTCCCGGTCTATTCGCCGTCCGACGGCGACAAGACCTCGTTGAAGGCCGAGCGTGGTCAGGACGGCGTCATCAGGGGCACCATACGCGGCGACGTGTTCGATGGCCGCGGCTTCCTCAAGTCGGCGATCTCAGGCAATTCCAAGGATGACAAGAGCAACAAGATGAAGGGCGTCGACTTCGACATCGACGTGAAGCTCGGTGCCGTCGCGGGCTTCAACGGCGAGGCGATGCGCAGCGTCGATGCCAAGATGTCGAAGCGCAACGGCGCCATCAAGGCCTTTACCCTGAGCGGGAAGATCGGCCGCGATACGCCGGTGGCGGCCGATCTGCGCGGCGGGCGTGCGCAGGGCAGCCGCGAGGTGATCTATCTCCAGACCAACGATGCCGGCGCGCTGCTGCGCTTCACCGACACCTACACCAAGGCGGTCGGCGGCCAGATGGTGGTGGCGATGGAGCCGCCGACATCCGAGCCGAACACCTCGCGCGAGGGTCTCATCAACGTCCGCGACTTCACGGTGAAGGGCGAGGCGCAGCTCGAGCGCGTTGCCGCCGGCGCGCCCAACGGCACCGGCAACGGCGTCTCCTTCAGTGCGCTGCGCGCCGAGTTCACCCGGCAGAACGGCGCCCTGACGATCCGCGACGGCGTCGTCAAGGGCCCGATGATCGGCGCCACCATCGAAGGCTCGATCGACTATCCCGGCAACCAGGTCTGCATGAGCGGCACCTTCGTGCCGATGTACGGGTTGAACAACATGTTCGGACAGATTCCGGTGCTCGGGCTGTTCCTGGGCGGTGGCGACAAGGAAGGACTGATCGGCGTGACCTACGAGGTCATCGGCACGCCGGCCGCGCCGGTGATGCGCGTCAATCCGGTCTCGGCCATGGTGCCGGGCGTGTTCCGCAAGATCTTCGAGTTCAACACCGGCAAGCAGAACACGCCGTTCGAGGAATTCCCCTCGCAGTCGAACGACGGCTCGACCGGCTCGACGCGTCAGCTCTCGAGCGGCTGCAGCCTCACGCGGCGGTAG